From Drosophila suzukii chromosome 2R, CBGP_Dsuzu_IsoJpt1.0, whole genome shotgun sequence, a single genomic window includes:
- the cato gene encoding protein lin-32 has product MSYYYSSASEEDGSSQYLGSPNYNLSQLPVSSQDYGQSAFLSPEWQFLDAAGGTQTEQAPILEVPGLPTQQQTHKRRSNSSTGSDGRKSSLEQTNLSPTVQKKRRQAANARERKRMNGLNEAFDRLREVVPAPSIDQKLSKFETLQMAQSYILALCDLLNNGDVEVDAAAYTIFGGSEGSFGLSGGSLS; this is encoded by the coding sequence ATGAGCTACTACTACTCGTCTGCCTCCGAGGAGGACGGCAGCTCTCAGTACCTGGGCAGTCCCAACTATAACCTCAGCCAGCTGCCTGTTTCTTCGCAGGATTACGGACAGTCGGCTTTCCTGTCGCCGGAATGGCAATTCCTAGATGCCGCAGGAGGAACTCAAACGGAACAGGCACCCATCCTGGAAGTACCAGGCCTACCAACTCAACAGCAGACTCACAAACGGCGTAGTAACAGCTCCACGGGATCCGATGGAAGGAAGAGCAGTCTGGAGCAGACCAATCTCAGTCCCACGGTTCAGAAGAAAAGACGACAGGCTGCCAATGCCCGAGAAAGAAAACGCATGAATGGATTAAATGAGGCCTTCGATCGGCTGAGGGAAGTTGTGCCCGCTCCCTCCATCGACCAGAAACTGTCCAAGTTCGAGACCCTCCAGATGGCCCAGTCCTATATCCTTGCGCTATGCGATCTCCTCAACAACGGCGACGTGGAGGTGGATGCCGCCGCCTACACAATCTTCGGCGGTAGCGAAGGCAGCTTCGGGTTGAGCGGAGGATCCTTATCATAG
- the prim gene encoding uncharacterized protein prim: MCLYLGVVEHLLDVVAYCMCRVLELSLFTCMMVCGSLKAKLTHGPTNELEQ, from the coding sequence ATGTGTCTGTACTTGGGAGTCGTGGAACACCTGCTGGATGTGGTGGCCTACTGCATGTGCCGTGTCCTGGAGCTGTCCCTGTTCACCTGCATGATGGTCTGCGGTTCGCTGAAGGCCAAGCTGACCCACGGACCCACCAACGAGCTGGAGCAATGA
- the LOC108008923 gene encoding uncharacterized protein produces the protein MDSPIKQRHKLKKFHTTKLEEDLSKAVESKNNITNEIEGQPIVYDYMKYPSNKAKGKQIKSVKPRKTVTFKMMVELVTFTDNWKMKMIESKLRTEEEQLKCSLKRRNF, from the exons ATGGACAGCCCCATAAAACAGCGCCACAAACTGAAGAAATTCCACACCACCAAGCTGGAGGAAGATCTTTCGAAAGCCGTCGAAtcgaaaaataatattaccAATGAGATAGAAGGTCAGCCGATTGTTTACGATTACATGAAGTATCCCAGTAACAAGGCAAAGGGCAAGCAGATCAAGAGCGTGAAACCTCggaaaacggttaccttcaAGATGATGGTGGAGCTGGTGACCTTTACGGACAACTGGAAGATGAAGATGATCGAGAGTAAGCTGCGCACGGAGGAGGAGCAG CTCAAGTGTTCCCTGAAAAGGCGCAACTTCTGA
- the LOC108008736 gene encoding isocitrate dehydrogenase [NAD] subunit gamma, mitochondrial, which yields MLRTPKVTRFLARISARHYAESINSSVHAAFVKGDTRLAPVNVLPKSKYGGINMVSLLTGSTIIGQQGAHFVSSLLQSSRVPVEVQIIEAGQDDEYFNSVLRNRTAVHVENQAGAEAKQKALKICNDLDLYVLKTRTRSFPGFKCRFPGVDIQMIGQNNMGNYNELEYSPVKGVVEALSVVSQKSNEKYLKYAFKAAVEAGRKRVTLINKAKEWPISDGNMVEAAKRMHCPYKNCLELEFMEVEEAISRLVTNPSYFDCLFASDRYATFLSAICSAVCGGSNLFSAVEIGDHHAVFKPLQTKLSLTNYSTLSAYGIVSTIVDLFEHLGHHNCAKALWCEMLRTMDEGIRTKEFGGKDTGEYVICNIINNLRCQAMGEKL from the coding sequence ATGCTGCGCACCCCGAAAGTGACTCGGTTTCTGGCCAGGATCAGTGCCCGCCACTACGCGGAATCCATAAACAGCAGCGTGCACGCGGCGTTCGTCAAGGGAGACACTCGACTCGCCCCCGTCAACGTGCTGCCCAAGTCCAAGTACGGCGGGATCAATATGGTCTCCCTGCTCACAGGCAGCACGATCATTGGCCAGCAGGGAGCCCACTTCGTGTCGTCCCTGCTCCAGAGCAGCCGGGTGCCCGTGGAGGTGCAGATCATTGAGGCGGGCCAGGACGATGAGTACTTTAACTCGGTGCTGCGGAACAGAACGGCCGTTCATGTAGAGAACCAGGCGGGTGCGGAGGCCAAACAGAAGGCTCTGAAGATCTGCAACGATCTGGATTTGTATGTGCTGAAGACTCGTACACGCAGCTTTCCCGGCTTCAAGTGTCGCTTTCCTGGTGTGGACATCCAAATGATTGGCCAGAACAACATGGGCAACTACAATGAACTGGAGTACTCCCCCGTTAAAGGTGTGGTGGAGGCTCTATCCGTCGTCAGCCAGAAGAGCAATGAGAAGTACTTGAAGTACGCCTTTAAGGCGGCTGTAGAGGCGGGTCGAAAGCGGGTGACCCTGATCAACAAGGCCAAGGAGTGGCCAATTAGCGATGGCAATAtggtggaggccgccaagagGATGCACTGCCCCTATAAGAATTGCCTGGAGCTGGAGTTTATGGAGGTGGAGGAGGCCATCAGTCGGCTGGTCACGAATCCATCCTACTTCGACTGTCTCTTCGCCAGCGATCGATATGCCACGTTTCTATCCGCCATTTGCAGCGCCGTTTGCGGCGGATCCAATCTCTTCAGCGCCGTGGAGATCGGGGATCATCATGCCGTCTTCAAGCCCCTGCAGACGAAGCTTTCGCTGACCAACTATTCCACCCTGAGTGCCTACGGCATCGTGTCCACCATTGTGGATCTCTTCGAGCATCTGGGTCACCACAACTGCGCTAAAGCCCTGTGGTGCGAGATGCTGCGCACCATGGACGAGGGAATCCGCACCAAGGAATTCGGGGGCAAGGACACTGGCGAGTACGTCATCTGCAACATCATTAACAATCTGCGCTGCCAAGCGATGGGTGAAAAGTTATAA
- the LOC108010287 gene encoding uncharacterized protein gives MYSDPAQDSVATQTEAQPNPLPVCTPLLMVDEDGRKRYCYHGGKCKCATCAKIRAEQAMKLDQELLSYIPHSKLHLEVPVRMAKPKQYRLEARRAHPELAKWLRDDHERLRAEYPMYYLPDRYFDEKFYDLPGPQHKETQTDIPIGRYGIDGCPCPDKSRCYDM, from the coding sequence ATGTATTCCGATCCCGCCCAGGATTCGGTGGCGACGCAAACGGAGGCCCAGCCGAATCCGTTGCCCGTCTGCACCCCGCTGCTGATGGTGGACGAGGATGGAAGGAAGCGGTACTGCTACCATGGTGGGAAGTGCAAGTGCGCCACCTGCGCCAAGATCCGGGCGGAGCAGGCGATGAAACTGGACCAGGAGCTGTTGTCCTACATACCGCACTCTAAACTGCATCTGGAGGTTCCGGTGCGAATGGCCAAACCAAAGCAGTACCGCCTGGAGGCCCGACGAGCACATCCCGAGTTGGCCAAGTGGCTGCGCGACGACCACGAGCGGCTGAGGGCCGAGTACCCCATGTACTACCTTCCGGATCGGTATTTCGATGAGAAGTTCTACGACTTGCCCGGACCCCAACACAAGGAAACCCAGACGGACATCCCCATCGGGCGGTACGGCATCGATGGCTGTCCCTGTCCCGACAAATCGCGCTGCTACGATATGTAA
- the LOC108010286 gene encoding uncharacterized protein: MPLNWYLLQTTGSMTKVNTYIRKFTEGSERSGVLSTAPKLPKKKSATFKISELDRISYLSSSSRRSRGMSNRSSQLKEPKSPQTLETCPLKSNSIPKKEPVVQDSPRMREFFNEVRERELKRYYLQMKAAQRVPVLSHLCSDCGLPKRDKKDLTQNIYCTGDENLRRSKTRAGGRYKDLTWLWNSSLANPNLGMSC, from the coding sequence ATGCCGCTTAACTGGTACCTGTTGCAAACGACCGGGTCCATGACCAAGGTCAACACCTACATTCGAAAGTTCACGGAGGGATCAGAGCGCAGCGGAGTGCTCAGTACAGCCCCCAAACTACCGAAGAAAAAATCTGCCACTTTCAAGATTTCGGAGTTGGATCGCATTTCATACCTTTCATCTTCTTCTCGGAGGAGCAGGGGGATGAGCAATCGTTCCAGTCAGTTAAAAGAGCCCAAGAGTCCCCAAACGCTGGAAACCTGTCCGTTGAAATCGAATTCCATTCCCAAAAAGGAACCTGTTGTGCAGGATTCTCCACGTATGCGGGAGTTTTTTAATGAGGTGCGAGAACGGGAGCTCAAGAGGTACTACCTACAGATGAAAGCTGCTCAAAGGGTTCCAGTTTTGTCCCATTTGTGTTCGGATTGTGGTCTGCCAAAGCGGGATAAGAAGGATCTTACCCAGAATATTTACTGCACGGGGGATGAGAACTTGAGACGAAGTAAAACTCGGGCTGGTGGTCGGTATAAGGATCTTACTTGGTTGTGGAACTCCTCCTTGGCAAATCCCAACTTAGGAATGAGTTGTTGA
- the JhI-26 gene encoding uncharacterized protein JhI-26, giving the protein MTKIEAETQWLRSTILPKILKSGRLVDNYSDSKEDTFKLGDIEIDIIGHSEAFMLTFCYRTTINFEYDGEKYQRKMVVKKTPVMPPEVYDSIQFGALFSNEINFYTEILPEIQKLAEGKFAAPKYYYSELNQHSAVAILEDFAENGWRVTKDRVGLSLEHALIAVDYLGKFHGFSYAMKHTNPEKFSQLTNSLKESRYASDVIHPEWKLSMSTSIERAAKAVAKFQPQIDEEFVKKLSFLIADYNLYGRQRVAPREPLATLCHGDYVRNNVAYKYNDKEQPQEIMMFDYQTLRVSSPMIDLSVFLAVSIYADVRYKNFDTIFDKYCSALYDSYKNHAKQEVPESMSRGELLKEYVRFLPYSLSISASFLMTLVAPLDMSPEEMFAAQMTNEEIIDRTMKQGGEIVDKEVAHQVHEMLELSQLTGVPIEDGIDVDKLPKV; this is encoded by the exons ATGACAAAGATAGAGGCAGAGACCCAGTGGCTGCGTTCTACGATTCTCCCGAAGATTTTAAAAAGCGGGAGACTGGTGGACAATTACAGCGATTCCAAGGAGGACACCTTCAAGTTGGGAGACATCGAGATCGATATAATCGGTCACTCTGAGGCCTTTATGCTGACCTTTTGCTACAGGACAACCATAAACTTTGAATATGACGGCGAAAAGTACCAGCGAAAAATGGTCGTTAAG AAAACTCCTGTGATGCCCCCAGAAGTGTATGATAGCATCCAGTTTGGAGCTCTCTTTAGCAACGAGATCAACTTCTACACGGAAATCCTCCCAGAGATACAGAAGTTGGCCGAAGGAAAGTTTGCCGCCCCCAAGTATTATTATAGTGAGTTGAATCAGCATTCGGCGGTGGCCATTCTGGAGGACTTCGCAGAGAATGGATGGCGGGTGACCAAGGATCGGGTGGGCCTGAGTCTGGAACACGCCCTCATCGCCGTGGATTACCTGGGAAAGTTCCATGGCTTTTCCTACGCTATGAAGCACACGAATCCGGAGAAGTTCTCGCAACTGACCAATAGTCTGAAGGAATCTCGCTATGCCAGCGATGTGATTCATCCAGAGTGGAAGCTCAGTATGTCGACTAGCATCGAACGGGCGGCCAAGGCGGTGGCCAAATTTCAGCCCCAAATTGACGAGGAGTTTGTGAAGAAATTGAGCTTCCTGATCGCGGACTATAACCTCTATGGCCGGCAGCGGGTGGCACCCAGGGAACCTCTGGCCACCCTTTGCCACGGAGATTATGTGAGGAACAATGTGGCCTACAAGTATAATGACAAGGAGCAGCCGCAGGAGATCATGATGTTCGACTACCAGACCTTGCGTGTCTCTTCTCCCATGATCGATCTCTCGGTCTTTCTGGCCGTATCCATCTATGCTGATGTGCGCTATAAAAATTTCGATACAATTTTCGATAAATACTGCTCGGCGCTATATGACAGCTATAAGAATCACGCCAAGCAGGAGGTTCCAGAGTCCATGAG TCGGGGCGAGCTTCTGAAAGAGTATGTGCGATTCCTGCCATACAGCTTGTCCATTTCGGCCAGTTTCCTCATGACCTTGGTGGCGCCATTGGACATGTCACCGGAGGAGATGTTCGCCGCCCAAATGACAAACGAGGAGATCATCGATCGCACAATGAAACAGGGAGGGGAAATAGTGGACAAGGAGGTTGCCCACCAGGTCCACGAAATGCTGGAGCTGAGCCAGCTGACTGGTGTCCCCATAGAGGACGGTATCGATGTGGACAAGTTGCCCAAAGTGTAA
- the LOC108008418 gene encoding mitochondrial ribosome and complex I assembly factor AltMIEF1, with the protein MFQPSRQQILRLYKHLIRYGNHLKLTDKNYFLGRVRHEFRDNRSLTDPAEVEFSFKRGETLLKKGRIL; encoded by the exons ATGTTTCAACCTTCTAGGCAGCAAATTTTGCGTTTGTACAAGCATTTAATTCGCTACGGCAACCACTTAAAGCTGACCGACAAGAACTACTTCCTGGGAAGAGTGCGACACGAGTTCCGGGACAACCGGTCCCTCACAGATCCGGCGGAGGTGGAGTTCAGCTTCAAG CGCGGAGAGACCCTGCTGAAGAAGGGACGCATCCTGTAG
- the LOC108008417 gene encoding mitochondrial translation release factor in rescue, which translates to MLRGLVRLLALPPPAVRCKSTANLDYSRFPTLQESEIEETFMRGSGPGGQAVNKTSNCVFLRHLPTNITIKCHTHRLASKNRVEARKLLLEKLDIHLNGEHSIAAQIKAQEQRKSTERRRRQGKLQEMKKNWQDRERTDGGNESTDK; encoded by the coding sequence ATGCTGCGCGGTCTGGTGCGGCTCCTGGCGCTTCCTCCGCCCGCTGTGCGCTGCAAATCCACTGCCAATCTGGACTACTCCCGCTTTCCCACGCTCCAGGAGTCCGAGATCGAGGAAACCTTCATGCGCGGCAGTGGTCCCGGTGGCCAGGCGGTGAACAAGACCTCCAATTGCGTGTTCCTGCGCCATCTGCCCACCAACATCACCATCAAGTGTCACACCCATCGACTGGCTTCCAAAAACCGCGTGGAGGCGCGTAAACTCCTGCTCGAAAAACTGGACATCCATCTTAATGGGGAGCATTCAATTGCGGCGCAGATCAAGGCACAGGAGCAGAGAAAGTCCACAGAGCGGCGGCGACGTCAGGGAAAACTGCAGGAAATGAAGAAAAACTGGCAGGACAGAGAACGCACAGATGGAGGAAACGAATCCACAGATAAATAG
- the LOC108008416 gene encoding RING-type E3 ubiquitin-protein ligase PPIL2 → MGKRQHQKDKMYLTYTEWSELYGGKKVESAENDHVKFKRLPFEHCCITMAPFEMPYCDLQGNVFEYEAILKFLKTFKVNPINGQKMDSKSLIKLNFHRNANDEYHCPALFKPFSKNSHIVAVATTGNVYCWEAIDQLNIKTKNWKDLVDDTPFLRKDIITIQDPQRLEKYDISTFHHIKKNLRVLTEEEQQERKNPASGRIKTMNLETKETLAQLQQDYQPAEEEPSTSKRTADKFNAAHYSTGAVAASFTSTAMVPVSQIEAAIIDDDLVKYERVKKKGYVRLNTNFGPLNLELFCDQIPKACDNFIKHCANGYYNNVMFHRSIRNFIVQGGDPTGSGSGGESIWGKKFEDEFKPNLTHTGRGVLSMANSGPNTNGSQFFITYRSCKHLDGKHTIFGKLVGGLDTLQKMENIEVDNKDRPIEDIIIESSQVFVNPFAEATEQLAKEREEEAANKEETVKKEEQQKRMKEPLKVYRDGVGKYLKLQAVAKKPETSLPSAQIAKKKKLASGFGNFSSW, encoded by the exons ATGGGTAAAAGACAGCATCAAAAGGACAAAAT GTACCTCACGTACACGGAGTGGAGTGAGTTGTACGGCGGGAAAAAGGTGGAATCCGCGGAAAACGACCATGTCAAGTTCAAGAGATTACCCTTCGAGCACTGCTGCATCACCATGGCGCCCTTCGAGATGCCCTACTGCGATCTGCAGGGCAATGTGTTCGAGTACGAGGCTATTCTGAAGTTCTTGAAGACCTTCAAGGTGAATCCCATCAACGGACAGAAGATGGACTCCAAATCCCTGATAAAACTGAACTTCCACCGCAATGCCAACGATGAGTACCACTGCCCAGCCTTGTTCAAGCCGTTCAGCAAGAACTCGCACATCGTGGCGGTGGCCACCACGGGGAATGTCTACTGCTGGGAGGCCATCGACCAGCTGAACATCAAGACGAAGAACTGGAAGGATCTGGTGGACGACACTCCCTTTCTGCGCAAGGACATCATCACCATACAGGATCCTCAGAGGCTGGAGAAGTACGACATCTCCACCTTCCATCACATTAAGAAGAACCTGCGAGTTCTGACCGAAGAGGAGCAGCAGGAGCGGAAGAATCCAGCCAGCGGGCGCATTAAGACTATGAATCTGGAGACCAAGGAGACGTTGGCACAGCTTCAGCAGGACTACCAGCCGGCGGAGGAGGAGCCTTCCACTTCGAAGCGCACAGCTGACAAGTTCAATGCTGCTCACTATTCAACTGGAGCGGTGGCCGCCAGTTTCACATCCACCGCTATGGTGCCCGTGTCCCAGATAGAGGCGGCAATTATAGATGACGATCTGGTGAAGTACGAGAGGGTTAAAAAGAAGGGTTACGTTCGCCTAAATACCAATTTCGGCCCTCTCAACCTGGAACTCTTCTGCGATCAAATTCCTAAAGCCTGCGATAACTTTATAAAGCATTGCGCTAATGGCTACTACAACAATGTTATGTTTCACCGATCCATAAGGAATTTTATT GTACAAGGTGGTGATCCCACGGGCAGTGGTTCTGGTGGCGAATCCATTTGGGGCAAGAAGTTTGAGGACGAGTTCAAGCCCAATCTAACGCACACGGGTCGAGGAGTGCTTTCCATGGCCAATTCGGGACCCAATACTAATGGTTCTCAGTT CTTTATCACCTACCGCTCCTGCAAACATCTCGATGGCAAACACACAATCTTCGGTAAGCTGGTCGGCGGCTTGGACACTCTTCAGAAAATGGAGAACATCGAGGTGGACAACAAAGACAGACCCATTGAGGACATTATCATTGAGTCCTCACAGGTCTTCGTTAATCCCTTTGCCGAGGCAACTGAGCAGCTGGCAAAGGAGCGCGAAGAGGAGGCGGCCAACAAGGAAGAGACTGTCAAGAAAGAGGAGCAGCAAAAGCGCATGAAGGAACCACTTAAGGTCTACAGGGACGGTGTGGGAAAGTACTTGAAGCTTCAGGCAGTGGCAAAGAAGCCGGAGACGTCGCTTCCCTCTGCTCAAATagccaaaaaaaagaaacttGCGAGTGGTTTTGGAAATTTTTCCAGTTGGTAG
- the Atg9 gene encoding autophagy-related protein 9A — MSSPHINYRSLAEEAASPFLEQHPSAGQGPAKTQDAKANAAAAHLDPLGEHGMEQALEDLDTEHEAEDTPRNSGVMIHMVPETGRARWNHIEDLDSFFSRMYQYQQKHGFTVIVVDEMLQVLEFGFVVWLLTVVMHCVRFDVLFGDAPPGGANPNKTTLGDVLVPTGECLASFNWFTYLVVFIAAIYLGIRLLKMVYHITQYADIRRFYNSALHIEDADLDNFTWHEVQQRIRRVQAEQHMCIDKESLTELDIYHRVLRFKNYLVALMNKQLLPVRFHIPLYGEVVSLSRGMLFNIDFILFRGPGSPFQNNWQLRDEFAVRSNQTELAQRLSKLILGVALLNLLLAPVIFVWQLIYFSFSYANILRKEPGALGLRTWSNYGRLYLRHFNELDHELDARLNRAYDYADRYLNSFSSPLAAVIAKNMLFISGGLLLLILTLGIYEEHVFQVEHLLFISAGLGAIGVVCRTLIPDENLIWCPEQLMTAILAHVHYLPSEWRQQAHTARVRQEFSSFFQFKAGYLLSEIFSPFVTPFVLIFVFRPKAIELVRFFRTFTVSVRGVGNVCSFAQMDVRKHGNPDWQLTSELEEMTRPAAQQPHQQQEPQQQSLTGGKTEMSLVRFTLNNPEWQMPKEAKEFLRGVREHAVGELVQAKTSMVQDNPLTNSLISFGTMGAEYCSIANSVLTAQVTPQQLEISQSLRPGLGPVSGGFPVAASDFRQMLQQNLSASVGPLDSMRRLRLSRAEGRLEGPSDTLLYGLCGVDPRVGSSPLNVGVADMCLSALYLHEVNQQRRQARQSRIEEAEDERPGPSQWPPRPPAAPSTAGGSGSGSRHTVITSKAAESTPLLGSIRS, encoded by the coding sequence ATGTCTAGCCCCCATATCAACTACCGCTCCCTGGCCGAGGAGGCGGCCAGTCCGTTCCTGGAGCAGCATCCCTCCGCAGGCCAAGGCCCAGCAAAAACACAAGACGCAAAAGCGAACGCAGCTGCTGCGCATTTAGACCCCCTCGGCGAACACGGGATGGAGCAGGCGCTGGAAGATCTCGACACTGAGCACGAGGCCGAGGACACGCCCCGGAACAGTGGCGTCATGATCCACATGGTCCCGGAGACGGGGCGTGCGCGGTGGAACCACATCGAGGACCTCGACTCGTTCTTCTCGCGAATGTATCAATACCAGCAGAAGCACGGATTCACTGTGATTGTGGTGGACGAAATGCTACAGGTTCTGGAATTCGGTTTCGTCGTCTGGCTACTGACCGTTGTGATGCACTGCGTCCGCTTCGATGTGCTCTTCGGGGATGCCCCGCCCGGTGGAGCCAATCCCAACAAGACTACCCTCGGCGATGTGCTGGTCCCTACGGGGGAGTGCTTGGCCAGTTTCAACTGGTTCACCTACCTGGTTGTGTTCATTGCCGCCATCTATCTGGGCATTCGTCTGCTAAAGATGGTCTACCATATTACTCAGTACGCCGATATCAGGAGATTCTACAACTCTGCGCTTCACATCGAGGACGCGGATCTGGACAACTTCACGTGGCACGAGGTGCAGCAGCGCATCCGTCGCGTCCAGGCCGAACAGCACATGTGCATCGACAAGGAGTCGCTCACGGAATTGGACATCTACCACCGAGTGCTGCGTTTCAAGAACTACCTGGTGGCACTGATGAACAAGCAGCTGCTGCCCGTGCGATTCCACATACCGCTGTACGGAGAAGTGGTCTCGCTAAGTCGGGGTATGTTGTTCAACATTGACTTCATCCTGTTCCGTGGACCTGGATCTCCTTTCCAGAACAACTGGCAGCTGCGGGATGAGTTTGCGGTAAGAAGCAATCAAACGGAGCTGGCACAACGCCTGTCAAAGCTGATATTGGGAGTGGCGTTGCTCAATTTGCTCCTGGCTCCCGTGATCTTTGTGTGGCAGCTCATCTACTTTAGCTTCTCCTATGCGAACATCCTGCGCAAGGAGCCAGGGGCCCTGGGACTGCGAACCTGGTCGAATTACGGACGCCTCTACCTGCGTCACTTTAACGAGTTGGATCACGAGCTGGACGCCAGGCTAAATCGGGCCTATGACTATGCGGACCGCTACCTAAACTCCTTTTCCTCGCCACTGGCCGCTGTGATAGCCAAAAACATGCTGTTTATCAGTGGAGGACTTCTGCTGCTCATCCTTACATTGGGTATCTACGAGGAACACGTTTTCCAGGTGGAGCATTTGCTGTTCATCAGCGCTGGACTCGGCGCCATTGGTGTGGTCTGCCGAACTCTCATACCCGATGAGAACCTCATATGGTGCCCGGAGCAACTGATGACCGCCATCCTGGCGCACGTCCACTACCTGCCCTCCGAGTGGCGACAGCAGGCGCACACAGCCCGAGTTCGTCAGGAGTTCAGCAGCTTCTTCCAGTTCAAGGCTGGCTACCTGCTCAGCGAGATCTTCAGTCCGTTCGTCACACCGTTTGTGCTGATCTTTGTGTTCAGGCCAAAGGCCATAGAGCTGGTGCGCTTCTTCAGGACGTTCACCGTCTCCGTGCGGGGAGTGGGCAACGTCTGCTCCTTCGCTCAGATGGATGTGCGTAAGCACGGCAATCCCGACTGGCAGCTGACCAGCGAACTGGAGGAGATGACGCGGCCGGCAGCACAACAGCCGCATCAGCAGCAGGAGCCGCAGCAGCAGAGTCTGACCGGCGGCAAGACGGAGATGTCGCTGGTGCGCTTCACGCTCAACAACCCCGAGTGGCAGATGCCCAAGGAGGCCAAGGAGTTCTTACGCGGCGTTCGGGAGCACGCCGTCGGTGAGCTGGTCCAGGCTAAGACTTCGATGGTGCAGGACAACCCGCTGACCAACAGCCTCATCTCGTTTGGCACCATGGGAGCGGAGTACTGCTCCATTGCCAACTCGGTGCTGACCGCACAAGTGACGCCCCAGCAATTGGAGATCTCGCAATCGCTGCGTCCAGGACTGGGACCAGTGTCCGGAGGATTTCCCGTCGCGGCCAGCGACTTCCGTCAGATGCTGCAGCAAAACCTATCGGCCAGCGTGGGTCCGCTGGACAGCATGCGCCGGTTGCGTCTCAGCCGGGCTGAGGGCCGCTTGGAGGGACCGTCGGACACCCTGCTCTACGGACTCTGTGGAGTGGATCCTCGCGTGGGCAGCAGTCCCCTGAACGTGGGCGTGGCCGACATGTGCCTGAGCGCCCTCTATCTCCACGAGGTGAACCAGCAGAGGCGCCAGGCGCGTCAGTCCCGCATCGAAGAGGCCGAGGACGAGCGTCCGGGACCGAGCCAGTGGCCACCACGGCCACCCGCTGCTCCGTCGACTGCCGGTGGCTCCGGATCCGGCTCCCGCCATACCGTGATTACCTCAAAGGCTGCCGAGAGCACGCCGCTTCTGGGCAGCATCCGCTCATAG